One Candidatus Binatia bacterium genomic window, GCCGCGCCGGCTGCTTCAGATTTTCCGTGCCGCGAGCCGAGCGCATTGCTATCTGAACTACGTTTTCGAGGCTCGGTTGGCGGCGCAGTCCCCGCTGGTGGTGTCGCCCACCGCATTCACGTTGGCGATTGCCTCCCGCAGCGTGCACGTCGCATCACCGGCTGTCGTATTGTCCGCAGTGCTGCTTACGGTGATAGTCGCGGCCCTCGCAGAGCACGGTACCAGCGCCATCTCAATCGTGGTGCCCAGCGCCACCGCGGTGCCGAGGCTTGCCCTTGTGCGCCCAGTCACCATTCGACCGAGCTTTCTTAGCATTTTTCAGATGGCTGAACTATGAGTGCCAGGTGAGTGTCCAGAAAAGGGGCCTGTGTCTGTATTCGAGGGGCGTGCCGTGCCGCCGGCAAATCCCATAACCCTACCACTATGGGATTGGACCGGCGGCGATCCCGCCATGACGAAGCGAGTCGTTCAGGCGGCGGCGTGTGCGCCTGCGGCAGCCCGCTGCGGCGCAAGCGGCCTGAGCGTCAGCATCCCTCGCTACTTCAGCTCCGACGACACTCTTCGTGCCACACTCTGCTGCGTGGCCAGGTGGTGTTCACCACACGCTTAGCTGCCTCTTCTGTTGCACCTCTGTGGGGCAGCTGCTAATGTCTAGTTCACACTGACTGTCCGGCGCGAGAATCCCCCCTCGTTTGAAGGCCTCTGAGAGTCCGCACCCCACATTCAGGAAAACATGGCGATGGCAACCGGTGCCGTTGGCCGTGAGGTGCACCGCAAGTCGGTTGCGCCGGGGTCTGGCACACACCGGGCCCAACGTCAACGTGGTCGCTGCGGCGGCCCAAACAGAGGGAGTTCATGCAATGGGTAAGAAACTGTACGTAGGCAACCTGGCCTTCGGCGTCAGCGACAAGGATCTGGAGGAGCTGTTCGCGCAGGCCGGCGTGTGCGAGTCTGCCGCGGTCATCACCGATCGCGCCACGGGTCAGTCCCGAGGCTTTGGTTTCGTCGAAATGGGTTCGAACGCCGATGCGCAGAAGGCGATCCAACAGTTTGACGGGCAGGAGTTCAAGGGCCGCGCCCTGAAGGTCAACGAAGCGCGAGACCGCGAAGGCGGCGGTGGAGGCGGTGGGGGCGGTGGGGGCGGTGGCGGCCGCGGCGGCCGCGGCGGTGGGTTCAACCGGCGCTACTAATCGCATCCGATGCGCCCGCCGTAGGCGCGTGCAGACGCGACCACGGTCGCTGGAATTGCGCAGCCTACGGCGGCGCGCCCGTGTATTCCACGGGATCTGAGGGGAGAACAGATGTCATTCGACAACTTGCCCGCTTCAAAGCCGGCTCCGCGGCGCACCAAGAAAGAACCGGTCTTCTGCGTGGGCTGGCGCGCCTACGTCAACTGGCCACAGCCCGCCGGGCAGCCGTCCGTTCCGGTGCCGTTGACCGATGCGAGCGGCAAGCAGATTGCCAACGATCTCGCCGACGGCCAAGAGGTCGAGATACTTTCCTGGCGGCCCCGCGCGCGTGAAGGCTTGGCCTATCAGATCCGCAGGCTCATCGACAGCAGTGAATGGTGGATCGCCGCCGTTTACCTGCGCCGGCTGCGTGAGGGACAGCCAGGTGCGGGTGCGGAAGGCCGGCTGCACGCCGAGGGCCGGTGACCATGGAGCGACCGATGGACGCTTCGCCCCGTCTGCATCTACGCCGTGAACTTGAGGCGCATTTGACGCAGCTCGGATACTCCAGCGTGCGCGCCAGGCGTGCGAAGACAGCCGAGCCCGAAATCGTGCGCGTGAGCCCGGTGCGCGGTCGCATCGCCTACGGCGAAACCGTGCTGCGCAGCGACCTGCGCCGCCGACAGTGCCACGAGCGATTGCTCTGCTTTTCGCAACGGCGGACGCGTCATCGCGGCACGATCCTGTTCTTCATCGGCGTGGCGGAAGCAGATCAGCGGGAGCTCGAAACTTTGCTGGAGCAGCTCGCAATTCGCAGCGCCCTGCGTGGCGGGCACGTGCACGTGCTGCCGATCGCAGAGCCAGAGGAGCCCCGGCGGCGGACGGCGTCGCGCGGGCAGTGACACTGACCACTTCCACGCACCACCGCCCGACAAGGCGGCAAGAGATGCCGGCCACCGGCACCACCTCCCATCCCATACGGTTCAATGCGCCTCCCGTTTGCATCAGGCGCCACAGCACAGAGGAAGGACATTCAATCTAGTGAATTCTGCAGAAATGACGTTTCAACAATTTCAGCTCTCGCCGCCGATGCAGGCGGCCTTGCGGGCCGCTGGTTACCGGACACCAACCCCAATTCAAGCAGGGACCATTCCTGCGGCCTTGACCGGGCGCGACGTGATCGGCGCGGCGCAGACCGGCACCGGCAAGACCGCTGCGTTTCTCATCCCCCTGGTGGAACGCCTCAATGCCGCGCGTCGCGGCGGCCAGCCCGGCACCGCTTTGGTCTTGGCGCCGACGCGTGAGCTCGCCGAACAAACGCATGGCTGGACTCAGCGCTTGGGCTGCGGTCTGCGCGCGACGCTGGTCGTCGGTGGTGTGGCCTACGGCCCCCAACTTGCGGCGTTTCGCAGCCGGCCCGCAATCATCATCGCGACACCGGGACGGCTCGTCGACCACCTGGAGCGCGGCACGGTGTCGTTGCGCGAAGTATGCATCCTGGTCCTCGACGAGGCCGATCGCATGCTCGACATGGGGTTCAAACCACAGCTCGATCGCATCATGCGGGTATTGCCGACACCGCGGCAGACGTTGCTGTTCTCGGCGACGCTTGCGCCCGAACTCGGTGCCTTGGCCCGGATGCACTTGCGTGATCCCATCCGCGTCGCTGTCGGCCCGCAGGCGGTACCGCCCAGCCGCACCGTTCAGGATGTGTACCTTGTCGAGCACCAGCACAAGACGCCGCTGCTGCTGTCGCTGATCGAGCGGGACGCAGGCAACGTCCTGGTGTTCGCGCGCACCAAGCACCGAACCGATCGCCTGGCACGGACGGTGCACAACGCCGGCCACGCCGTGCAGCGCCTGCACTCCGATCGTTCCCAGTCGCAACGGCGCGAAGCCCTGGAAGGATTTCGCGCCGGCCGCTACCGTATCTTGATCGCTACCGACATCGCGGCGCGGGGCATCGACGTCGCCGGCATTGGGCGCGTCATCAACTACGATCTGCCGCACACGGTCGAGGACTACGTGCATCGGGTCGGCCGTACCGCGCGCGCCGACGCCGATGGCCACGCATCGAGTTTCGCCGCACCGGAGGAACGCGCACAGCTGCACGCCATCGAACGGCACATCGGTAGCTCGCTGCCGCGGCAGTCGCACGGTGCCGACCGCGCGGCGCTCCGGGCGTGAAGTCGAACCTAAAAGGAGGTACAACATGCGCAAGGAAGAGGAGCCCGCCCGTTTCGGGCCAGGACACTGGGTGACGATGCGCGACACCGGCGAAAACGTCAAGGTTGAATCCTGGTCCGCCATCGCCGCCGCCTATCGGGTGCGCTCCCGCAAAGGCGGGCTGCAGTTTGCCGGCCAAGACGAACTGGTGGAGATCTGCGTTCACCCGGAGGATCATCTCGGCAAGCATTGGAGCCGCTGCCCGGCCCCTGGGTGCGGAGCCCCACTCACTCCGGGGCTAGCGCTGTGCGAGCACTGTCACGCCCCGATATGCACCTGCGGACGCTGCCGCTGCCCCCGCAAGCCGGCGCGCAAGCCAGCGCGTAAGAAGGCGGCGCCTAAAGCTCGGTGACGTCCATGCGGGTGTTCTTGGTACACGTTCGTGACCCCCAGTTCTACGCGCTGCCGGCAGCGACCCGCGCCAAGAACGGCAACATCCGCATCATGGGTTTCCCGCCCATCGGCATCATGGCGCTCTCCGCCGTGCTCAAACGCGCTGGCCACGAGTGCGTCATGTTCGACCAAGCGAACCCGGGAACCCCCAATGAAGTCATCATTGAGGAGATGCAGCGACAGCGACCAACTCTCGTCGGACTGAGTTTCTTGAGTACGACCAGTTACCCCTACGCCAAGATCCTCGCCCGCCAGATCCGCGCCGTCGATGCCCAAGTGCGGCTGGCCTTCGGTGGGGTGTTCGCCACACTCAACGCCCAGCTGATCAAGTTGCAGTGTCCCGAGGTGGACTTCGTCTGCCGCGGCGACGGCGAGCAACTCATCCTCGATCTCGTCGGGCAGCTGGACGATCCTGGAGAAGTTGCGGGCCTGACCTGGGCGAAGGACGGCACCGTCGTCCATAACCCCAATCGGGTGCTGGACCGTGCCCTCGACCAGTGGCCGTTTCCCGACCGCGAGAGCCTGCCGCTCGATTTTATCGAGTCGATGCCGCTCGACGTGCCTGCAGTCCTCTCCATGGAGCGCTTCACCACCATGCAGACCTCGCGCGGCTGTCCCTGGCCATGCGTGTTCTGCGACATCCCCATTTTCAACGAAGGCAAGTGGCGCTCGCGCAGCCCGCAACATGTCGTGGACGAGTTCAAACACCTCCAGTCGCTGGGCTACGGTGCCGTCTACTTCGTCGACGACCATTTTCTGCTGCAGCCCAAGCGCATCGAGGCGATCTGCAAGGGCATCAATGATGCCGGGGTCACCATCCAGTGGGGCTGCGAAGGACGTGTAGATTCCACGGCGCAGCATCTGTTCCCCGCCATGGCGAAGGCCCACTGCCGGACGCTGATGTTCGGCATCGAATCCGGCAGTCAGAGAGTGCTCGACCGGCTCCGAAAAGAACAGACGCTGGCGGAGGTTGAGACGGCAGTGAGCAACGCCAAGCAGGCGGGGATCGAGATCGTGCACGGGTTCTTCGTCGTCGGCAGCCCGGACGAGACCGTCGAGGACTTGCGTGCCACCTTTGACTTTGCGGCCAAGCTCCGGCTGGACACCTTTGCGTTTAACCGTCTGTGCGTCTACCGCGGCACTCCGCTCTGGCAGGAGTACCTCCAACGTGGCTTGGTGAACGAAGCGACCGATTGGTACAAGTACTTCAAGTGTTCGGAGATCGATCCCACGTGTCTACCGGGGGAGGTGATCAATGCCGAACGCACCGCTGGCTTCCGGCGGGTGTTCCGGTACAAGCTGACGCGCTACCCGCTGCAGACCATGCGGCTTTTACGCCGCTTCCTGCGTCACATGCCGCTGCGGAACGTGGCTTATTTGCTCATCAAGCCATTCCTCGGGGACAAGCGCGGGCCGACGAAGAATGAAGTACTGTCCCGCGCCGTCGAGCATGGAGCGCTGAAGGACGCGGCAGCGCAGCTGACGCAGGTTTCTGATGCCCAGTTCGAAGAAGTCATCGCAGAATCGAAGGCCGGCCACATTCCGCCAAAGACTGCGGTCGGGTAGACGGACCATTCTGAAGCTGCCCGGGTTGAGTCGGCGCCCGCTACTTGACCGATCGGGTAGCGTTCGCAAACGCTCCGCGTGTCTTGCCGATTCATGCGCCACAAGGCTATACCCGGGTGAACGAACTGCATGAATCCAGGAGGGAAGAATCGTGCGCACAGAACTCTGCGACCAGCTCGGAATCGAGTTTCCCATATTTGCTTTTAGTCACTGCCGCGACGTCGTTACCGCGGTCAGTCGGGCTGGCGGGTTCGGAGTCCTCGGTGCAGTCGGCTTTCAGCCCGCCCAACTCGAGATCGAGCTGAAGTGGATTGACGAACACATCGGCGACAAGCCGTACGGTGTCGACATCGTCATCCCCGGAAAGTACGAGGGGATGGGTGAGGTCGACCCAAAGAAGCTCGAGGAGCAGTTGCTTGCTGCCATCCCCCCGCAACACCGAGCCTTCGCCGACAAGGTCCTTGCCGACCATGGCGTGCCGAAGCTGCCCGAGGGCGAGAAAATGACCGAGTTGCTCGGCTGGACGGCAGCGACGGCAACTCCGCAGATCGCGGTGGCGCTCAAACACGATAAGGTGAAGCTGATCGCCAACGCCTTGGGGACGCCTCCCGCCGACGTGATCGACGAGATTCATGGGGCGGGGCGGCTGGTCGTCGCGCTCTGCGGTTCGGTCAAGCACGCCCGCGCACACAAAGCGGCGGGGGTCGACATCATCGTCGCTCAAGGATACGAAGGCGGCGGACATACCGGTGAGATCGGCAGCGTCGTGTTATGGCCCGAAGTGATCGATGCGGTGGCGCCGACTCCCGTGCTCGCCGCCGGAGGCATCGGTACGGGCCGGCAGATCGCGGCGGCACTGGCTATGGGCGCGCAGGGTGTGTGGACCGGATCGCTCTGGCTCACGGTGCAGGAGGCAGAGGCCCCACCCGCACAGATGGACGCCCTGCTCAAGGCCACAAGCCGCGACACTGTGCGCTCACGGTCGTTTACGGGTAAGCCGTGTCGCATGCTGCGCAACGCGTGGACCGAAGCGTGGGAGGCCCCCGATTCGCCCAAGCCACTGGGTATGCCCCTGCAGTTCATGGTTACCGCAGACGCCGTTGCCCGTGGGCACCGTTATGCCGAGAGAGCCAAGGACGTCATGTTCAACCCGGTGGGGCAGATCGTCGGCCAGCTCAACGCGGTGCGCCCGGTCAAAGAGGTCATTCTGCAATTGGTCGAGGAGTACCTCGAAGCCGCGGAACGCCTGCAGCGCCTCACGAGCAACGCCCTGGGGTGACGCGGCCCGCCGTCGTGCTTTGGGGGCTGAACTGAGCCGGCAACCTATCACGACTCCGGCTCGCCCGCTGCTAAGTTTGCTCAGCAGCTAACTTTCTCAGGTAGCTCGCTCCAAGTCTTCAGAGTCCGGCCTCTCTTGGTTGACGCAAATAGTAGTTTGCGCCCGAGCGCATGCGGGCTACTGCAGCATCGCTCACCAACCCTTCCGGAGTAGGGAAGAGCGGTGCGGCACTGCCCTTGCTCACTGCCATGCACTAGGAGGTAGCGACAATGGGACTCGATATGACGGCACAGTTGGCTCCGGCGGTGTGGGGGATGGTTGTTCTGATGGTGATCTCGAGCGTGGCACTCTTGCTGTCACACCACTGACGCGAGCGCTGCAGTCAAACTGGGAGGAGCGCGACCATGTCCAATATCCTGCAGATATTTTTGATGCCAGCCTTCGGAGGCGCACTCGCGGGGACATTGAGCTGGCCTGCAATCGGAGCCGTATTTGCCTGGCTGCTCATTCTCTCCCTGCTCGGTGACTCTTCGCGGCTGGAGGATCCAGCCACCTGAAATCATTCGCGCCGGTTCATCCAGATCATGAGAGGACACGCATGCGAGGCAATTGGGAGTGAATCGAGTTCAAAGTGCTGATGCGCCGGTCCACTGTACCTTGTTGCATGGTGGCCGCGGAACGCCCTCTCGGAAGCGGCGCAGACGCTTCTGGATCGAGCCGCAACCTGGCGGCGGTGGGCGCAGCGGCTCATCACCGCGTGCGCGCTGGGCGGCAGGAAGGAGGATCTTCTCTTCCATGCCGATGTGTTTGAGCAGGCCGGCGCGGAACTCGGCATAGGTCGCATGGTCGATGGCGCCGGGCTGCGCGCCGGCACGTTGAAGCAGCGCGTCCAGGCGGACGTGGTCGACAACAAGAAACCACGAGACAGGCCCCGGCGCGTGGTGAAGCGTTGTCGTCGGGCTTCCGGACGCTGTCGGTTCCATACTGGTTCCTAGTGTAGGGTGCGCGGAGGAATGTCGACAACCCTCGGAGGCGATGAACTGGAAGGAGGCAACCACGGCGTGCAGTTCCCGTCGGGTCGCCGGCTTCATCCAGTGATGATCGCAGCCGGCGAGCTGCAATCGTCGTTGGGCTTCTTCTGGAGCACGGCTGTCGGGGGAGAGAAATATCCAAAGCGTCTCGCCTGACACACAAAATCGCAAAGCCGTGTGTTGAATAGCACACCGAAATGTGGACGCGGAGGTGCGTGGTTGATAGTTATACTCCTGTCCCGCAGTTGTGAAGTGGTAGGTGTGGAGCCAGGAATGTGTAGGGGTCTCTTAGGGCATAGAGTTCGCACGCCAGATTTCTCTTCCCACCGTGGTTCGTCGAAAGACTCCTGGGTATAGGCCGGCAGCGCGCTGTGGAGCGAGCGCGGCTCTTTGACGTGAGGGGCAGGTGTCCTTGGCGAAAGAATTTGTACGAGACGTGTGGGCGTTGATCCTCGGCGGTTCAAGTGGGTTTGGCCTGGCCGTCGCCCACAAGCTCGCGGAGCACGGCATGAACCTGTGCCTGGTCCATCGCGACCGCCGCGGGGCCATGTCCCGCATCGAGCCGGAATTTGCCAGGATTCGGTCGACTGGCGTATCGCTCCTCACCTTCAATGCGGATGCGCTCGACGCGGCGACGCGCACCACAGTTCTCGACCAGATCGCCAGCGTTGTGGGCGCCACAGGTCACGTGCGTGTGCTGCTGCACTCGATCGCATTCGGCAACCTGAAGCTGATCGCCCCCGGGAAGGCCTCATCTCACCACGCGCGTGGCGCACTGGCGTCGGCGCTCGGTGTCGACGAAGGACGGCTGACGACGAGCGTCAATTCGCTGTTTGAACAAGGTGTCGACGCGCTGCACACGCTTGTAGGCCCACCCGCGTACTCCAACTCGTACCTCGACGACGAGGACCTGGCCCGTACAATCTACAGCATGGGCACGAGTTTGCTGGGCTGGACGCAGGAGATGCTGCGGCGCGGGTTGTTTGCTGACGATGCGCGGATCTTCGGCCTCACGAGCGAAGGCAACCAGCTGGCGTGGAAGGGCTATGCCGCGGTGGCCGCGGCTAAGGCCGCGCTGGAATCGATCGTGCGGGCTATCGCCGTCGAGCTGGCGCCGTACGGCATTCGTGCCAACGTCATCCAGGCGGGCATCACCGACACGCCTGCATTGCGGGCGATTCCGGGGAGTGACCGCCTCAGGGCGCAGGCGCGTCTGCGTAATCCGTTTGGCCGCCTGACGACACCGCTCGACGTTGCCAACGTCATCTACCTACTCTCGCTCGACGAGGCCGCCTGGGTCAACGGCGAGATCATCCGCGTCGACGGTGGCGAGCACATCTCTGGGGGCATGCCGTGACCCTTTATCTCCATGGCCTGGGACACTTTCACCCGGAGAACGAGATTACGAATCGCTTCTTGGAGGAACTCGACATCGGCACCAGCGAGGAGTGGATTTGCGAACGGGTTGGCATCCGCTCGCGGCGCACCACGTTGCCGCTCGACTACATTGTCGACACACGCAACCGTGATCCGCGGGCCGCCGCCGCGGCGGCTCTGTACACACACGCGGAGTCTGGCCGGCGCGCGGCCGAGATGGCCATCGCCCGGGCCGGCATCGCCAAGTCGGATATCGGGATGGTGCTGGCCGGCTCGTCCTTGATGGACACCGCCACACCGGCCGAGGCGTGCAACATCGCACGGGCACTGGAACTCGAAGTGCCCGCCTTCGACATCAACTCGGCATGCACGAGCTTCTTCGCCAGTCTTTATGTGCTCTCGCTGATGCAGCCGGAGCGGCTCCCGGCGTTTGTGCTCATCGTTGTACCCGAGGCCCTGACCCGATCGGTCGACTACACCGACCGCGCGTCCGCCGTCCTCTGGGGCGACGGCACGATTGCCGCGGTGGTTTCTACGCAGGTGCCCGGCCCCGCCCGCATCCTGAGTAACACGCTCATGTCGAGTCCGGCCGGGGCGGACAAGGTGGTTGTGCCGCGCGTCGGCCATTTCCGCCAAGACGGGCGCCAAGTGCAAATGTTCGCGATCAAGAAAACGGCGCTGCTCCTGAAGCAGTTGCAGGATGCGTTTCAGCAGGACCGGCGCACCCTGCACTTCGTCGGCCATCAGGCCAATTTGCGTATGCTCGAAGCCGTCTGTCGGCAGTGCGGCATTCCGCCGGAGCGGCATCACTCTAATGTCGAGTGGTTCGGCAACACCGGGGCGGCCAGCGCCCCCGCGGTGATCTCGATGACGTGGGAGCGCTGGACGCCAAATGACGACATCGCGGTTGTCGGTGTCGGTGCGGGACTGACGTGGGCCAGCTTTCTCCTTCGCTTTGAGGCGGCGGCATGACCTACGCGGAGTTCCGCAGCCGATCGAGTTTCACGATGGTCGAGCTGCTCGCGTTCGCACACGGAACGCTGGTGAACGCCGCGCCGGACGGCTTCCGTGCACGTCTGCCCGCGCCGCCCTTGCTGATGCTGGATCGCATCCTTGAGATTACGCGACAGGGTGCACGCGGGCGGATTGTGGCCGAGCGCGATGTGCGTGTGGACGACTGGTTTTTCCAGTGCCACTTCCTTGGCGATCCGGTACAACCCGGCTGCCTCGGCATCGATGCCGTGTGGCAGCTGCTCGGCTTTTACGGTGTGTGGAACGGCGGCCTGGGCAGCGGTCGCGCGCTCGGCTGCGGCGAGGTCGAGTTTGCCGGACAAATCCGCCCGCACGACCACACGGTGCGCTATGACGTTGAGATCCTGCGCTGCGCCGACCTGCCAAAGTCGGGCTCGATGATCATCATCGGCGATGGGACGGTGTGCATCGACGGCGAGCCCATCTACACCATCAAGCGTGCCAAGGTCGGGGTCTTTCGCGACCTCGATTATGCCGATTACCCGCATCCATCGCCGCGCTCGCGCGGCGGCCGGCTCGGGAGCTGATGATGAGCAAGCGAAAAGTCGCCCTGATCACCGGCGGCGGGAACGGAATCGGTGCTGCCTGCTGCCGCGCGCTTGCTGCCGAGGGCTTTTGCGTTGCGGTCCACTACCGCTCGAGTGAGGCGGCGGCGCTCAGGTTGGCCGCCGAGCTGCCGGAGGCATTCACCGTGCGGGCCGACCTTGCCGTTGCATCCGACATCGAGGAACTTGTCGCGACGTTGCGGGCCAAGGCCGGGCGGATCGACGTCCTGGTGAACAACGCGGGCCTCAATCGCAACGGCGAGACCGCGTTCATGGAGATCGCCGATTACGACGCGGTCGCCAGCCTGGCGCGCGGCACTTGGTATCTCACCAAGCTCGTGCTGCGCCGCTTCATGCTGCGGGCGGGCAGCGGGCGCATCATCAACATCACCAGCGTGGTCGGACACACCGGCAATCGCGGCCAGGTGCCGTACACCATGGTGAAGAGCGGTCTCGACGCCATGACCAAGTCGCTCGCGCACGAGCTGCGTGGGCGTGACATTTTGGTGAACGCCGTGGCCCCCGGCTTTATCGACACCGGCATGACCGCGGAGCTTCCCGCCGAGATCCGTGCCGATGTCCTTGCCCGTATCCCGCTTAGCCGGATGGGCACGCCCGCAGAGGTGGCCGATGTCGTGAGCTTTCTGGCGACCCGGGGCAGCTATCTCACCGGAACCGTGATTCACGTGAATGGGGGGCTCTACGGTGGCTGACGTCCTGACCCCGGCTGAGGTGCTGGCCGCGATCCCGCAGCAAGAGCCTTTTCGCTTCGTCGACGACATTCTTGCGATCGATGATGACCACATCGTCGCCAGATATCGCTTCCGTCCGGAGGCGGAGTTTTACCGTGGGCATTTCCCCGACAGGCCGATCACACCGGGCGTGCTGCTCATCGAGTCCATGGCGCAAGCGGGCGTGGTCGGTCTGGGCATCTACTTGCTGGCGAAGGAACGCGGAAGCGACGCGCTCGCGAACTTTGTCACCTTTTTTACCGACGCCACGGTGGAGTTCTCGGGCATCGTCCGCCCGGATGAGCGGGTCGTCATCACCGGACGGAAAGTTCTCTTCCGGCGCCTGAAGATTCGTTCCAAGGTTGAGATGCGTCTCGAGAACGGCACGCTGGTATGCGCGGGAGTGCTGGCCGGAATAGGGGTGGCCAAATGAGGTGCCGCGCCGTCGTGACGGGGCTCGGCGTGGTTGCCCCCAATGCCAACTCCGTGTCGGGTTTTGAAGAAGCGCTACGACAAGGGCGTTCGGGTATCCGCGCCATCGAGCGGCTCGCGCAGCTGGGCTTCGCGTGCCGGGTTGCCGCTGTGCCACAGGGCATCGACACGATCGCAGCGTCGTATTTTGGTGAAGACGAACTGATGGCCATGAACTCGAACCTCCGCTACGCGAGCATTGCGGCTGTCGATGCGTGGTGCGACGCAGGGCTGGTGCGTCCGCACCCGGACGACGACATCGTGGATTGGGATGCCGGCGCCATGCTGGGCACCGGCATCGGCGGTTTGGATACAGTGGGTGAGAAGATCGTCCCGCTCACCGATGCCGGCAAGGTGCGCCGTCTCGGCAGCACAATGGTCGAGCAAGTGATGGGCAGCGGGGTCTCCGCCAAGGTGGCCGGCCTGCTCGCCCTTGGCAACCAGGTGACCACCAACTCCAGTGCCTGCTCCACCGGAACCGAGGCCATCGTGGAGGGCGCCCTGCGCATCCGGCACGGGTTGGCGACACGCATGCTGTGCGGTGGCTCGGAGGGATCGAGTCACTACATCTGGGCGGGCTTCGACGCCATGCGCGTGCTATGCCGCACGCACAACGACACACCGGAGCGCGCCTCGCGACCGATGAGCGCCTCGGCTGCCGGTTTCGTTCCGGGCGCCGGCGCTGGCGTGCTGCTGCTGGAGAGTCTGGAGAGTGCGTTGGAGCGCGGAGTGCGGATCTATGCGGAAGTGCTCGGTGTCGCGGTCAACTGCGGCGGCCAGCGCGGCGGCGGGAGCATGACCGCTCCCAATCCCGAAGGCGTTCGCCGCTGCGTCCGCAGCGCGCTGGCGGATGCCAACATCAGACCCGATGAAGTCGATGCCATCAACGGTCACCTCACGGCAACCGGCGCCGACCCGCGCGAGGTGCGCGCGTGGGCGGCGGCGCTGGAGCGCACACCGGAGCAGTTTCCGCCCATAGTGTCCACCAAGTCCATGATCGGGCACGCCCTCGGCGCTGCGGGCGCGATCGAAGCGGTGGCCGCGGTGCTGATGCTGCACCGCGGTTTCATTCATCCATCAATCAACTGCGAGGACGTGCACCCGGAAATTCTGCCGTACGCGGCCTCGATCCCGCACACGTTCCGCGTCATGCCCACGCTGCGCGTAATGGCCAAAGCCGGTTTCGGCTTCGGCGACGTCAACGCCTGCGTGATCTTTCGCAAATGGGACGAGTCAGACAAGGTTGAAAGGAGAGAAACGTATGCAGCAGACGGAAGTGCTTGAGAAGGTGGTGGAGATTCTCACCCCTTACGTCAAGAACGAGGCGGCGTTGACCGCCCTCACACTGGAAACCAACATCCTCGATGACCTCAAGGTCAACTCGGCGCGGCTGGTCGACGTGGTGCTGGCCTTCGAAGACGAGTTCGGCATCGAGGTGGCTGATGACGAAGTCGATACCGTCAACACGGTGGGCGACGCGGTACATTTGATTTGCACGAAGCTGCAGTAAGACTTCCTGACGAGCCGGTCGTGCCCCGGCGCCGGCGGCTCGCCCTCGTGCTGCAGCGGGAGATCGGTCGCGTCCTCGGGCCGGTGTGGATCCCCGTACTGGGCGGGC contains:
- a CDS encoding radical SAM protein — its product is MRVFLVHVRDPQFYALPAATRAKNGNIRIMGFPPIGIMALSAVLKRAGHECVMFDQANPGTPNEVIIEEMQRQRPTLVGLSFLSTTSYPYAKILARQIRAVDAQVRLAFGGVFATLNAQLIKLQCPEVDFVCRGDGEQLILDLVGQLDDPGEVAGLTWAKDGTVVHNPNRVLDRALDQWPFPDRESLPLDFIESMPLDVPAVLSMERFTTMQTSRGCPWPCVFCDIPIFNEGKWRSRSPQHVVDEFKHLQSLGYGAVYFVDDHFLLQPKRIEAICKGINDAGVTIQWGCEGRVDSTAQHLFPAMAKAHCRTLMFGIESGSQRVLDRLRKEQTLAEVETAVSNAKQAGIEIVHGFFVVGSPDETVEDLRATFDFAAKLRLDTFAFNRLCVYRGTPLWQEYLQRGLVNEATDWYKYFKCSEIDPTCLPGEVINAERTAGFRRVFRYKLTRYPLQTMRLLRRFLRHMPLRNVAYLLIKPFLGDKRGPTKNEVLSRAVEHGALKDAAAQLTQVSDAQFEEVIAESKAGHIPPKTAVG
- a CDS encoding hemerythrin domain-containing protein, which gives rise to MEPTASGSPTTTLHHAPGPVSWFLVVDHVRLDALLQRAGAQPGAIDHATYAEFRAGLLKHIGMEEKILLPAAQRARGDEPLRPPPPGCGSIQKRLRRFREGVPRPPCNKVQWTGASAL
- a CDS encoding nitronate monooxygenase family protein; protein product: MRTELCDQLGIEFPIFAFSHCRDVVTAVSRAGGFGVLGAVGFQPAQLEIELKWIDEHIGDKPYGVDIVIPGKYEGMGEVDPKKLEEQLLAAIPPQHRAFADKVLADHGVPKLPEGEKMTELLGWTAATATPQIAVALKHDKVKLIANALGTPPADVIDEIHGAGRLVVALCGSVKHARAHKAAGVDIIVAQGYEGGGHTGEIGSVVLWPEVIDAVAPTPVLAAGGIGTGRQIAAALAMGAQGVWTGSLWLTVQEAEAPPAQMDALLKATSRDTVRSRSFTGKPCRMLRNAWTEAWEAPDSPKPLGMPLQFMVTADAVARGHRYAERAKDVMFNPVGQIVGQLNAVRPVKEVILQLVEEYLEAAERLQRLTSNALG
- a CDS encoding SDR family oxidoreductase translates to MAKEFVRDVWALILGGSSGFGLAVAHKLAEHGMNLCLVHRDRRGAMSRIEPEFARIRSTGVSLLTFNADALDAATRTTVLDQIASVVGATGHVRVLLHSIAFGNLKLIAPGKASSHHARGALASALGVDEGRLTTSVNSLFEQGVDALHTLVGPPAYSNSYLDDEDLARTIYSMGTSLLGWTQEMLRRGLFADDARIFGLTSEGNQLAWKGYAAVAAAKAALESIVRAIAVELAPYGIRANVIQAGITDTPALRAIPGSDRLRAQARLRNPFGRLTTPLDVANVIYLLSLDEAAWVNGEIIRVDGGEHISGGMP
- a CDS encoding RNA-binding protein produces the protein MGKKLYVGNLAFGVSDKDLEELFAQAGVCESAAVITDRATGQSRGFGFVEMGSNADAQKAIQQFDGQEFKGRALKVNEARDREGGGGGGGGGGGGGGRGGRGGGFNRRY
- a CDS encoding ketoacyl-ACP synthase III, which produces MTLYLHGLGHFHPENEITNRFLEELDIGTSEEWICERVGIRSRRTTLPLDYIVDTRNRDPRAAAAAALYTHAESGRRAAEMAIARAGIAKSDIGMVLAGSSLMDTATPAEACNIARALELEVPAFDINSACTSFFASLYVLSLMQPERLPAFVLIVVPEALTRSVDYTDRASAVLWGDGTIAAVVSTQVPGPARILSNTLMSSPAGADKVVVPRVGHFRQDGRQVQMFAIKKTALLLKQLQDAFQQDRRTLHFVGHQANLRMLEAVCRQCGIPPERHHSNVEWFGNTGAASAPAVISMTWERWTPNDDIAVVGVGAGLTWASFLLRFEAAA
- a CDS encoding DEAD/DEAH box helicase, which codes for MTFQQFQLSPPMQAALRAAGYRTPTPIQAGTIPAALTGRDVIGAAQTGTGKTAAFLIPLVERLNAARRGGQPGTALVLAPTRELAEQTHGWTQRLGCGLRATLVVGGVAYGPQLAAFRSRPAIIIATPGRLVDHLERGTVSLREVCILVLDEADRMLDMGFKPQLDRIMRVLPTPRQTLLFSATLAPELGALARMHLRDPIRVAVGPQAVPPSRTVQDVYLVEHQHKTPLLLSLIERDAGNVLVFARTKHRTDRLARTVHNAGHAVQRLHSDRSQSQRREALEGFRAGRYRILIATDIAARGIDVAGIGRVINYDLPHTVEDYVHRVGRTARADADGHASSFAAPEERAQLHAIERHIGSSLPRQSHGADRAALRA